The Plectropomus leopardus isolate mb chromosome 1, YSFRI_Pleo_2.0, whole genome shotgun sequence sequence AAGCAGAGTGGTAACTCCCAGCATGGTGCAGATGTCTCGCTTGGCTCTGTCACGGTCACTCTGCCCATACtgagttgcaaaaatgacacaaaaatgcaggTTATTGACAATCAGATACTACTAGTTATTTGGTGTGGGAGACTGAACAAATTTTATGATGAAAGTCAtcataaaagcaaaaagagatTGGACAACTCGGTGTATGTGGAAGGCGAAGGGAAATGTATCCTTTAAATATGagtcaaaaataaagaagatattctacatttttctttttgtcgcaaatcccatgaaaaaaccaaaacaaaaaatctgttgGTCATATTTCCAACATTCCTACTGTGTTTGTGGCACTCAGCCTCAATTCCATTGGTTCATACTGAAGATGTAAATCTTGACAAAGAGGCtgcaaatatgcaaattttaaaaagactcCTGGAACAGCCGACCAATGCCCCCCAGCACATCAATGGGTTGGCTCAATTATTTGTTTcaatagctttttaaatgttaaatggtGACAGGGGATGAGGACTATGGCACATTGGAATAAATCATATCAggccttaaacacacacacacacacacacacacacacacacacacacacacacacacacacactatttgtTAGTaggattaatttatttttggttctGGTGTTTTCATGGGATAAGTTAACAGCAAGAAATACGAAAAATATCACCAGACTTCTCTTTCAAAGATCAGTTTTAAGGATAAGAAGAACAGAATGCAAAGAGTACAGATTGACTCGAACCTCCTTGCAGTGGCGGAGACTCACAATGCGTCTCACTGTCACCCCTAACATGATCACGTTAAAGACAAACACCAAGCCAAATACTCCCACTGTAGTCACCATCTTCACTGTGGTATTCCCTATATAGCATCTACAAacagagagagcgaaagagagagagtatAGCCAAGGATTCAATCTCATACActgaaaaatcaaatatgaattttgtatttaaaatgtaaaatcaggCAACTAAACATTTATCAATCTACAAAGTTCCCCTGGATGTACCCCTTCTAACAGTTATAATTGGGAACAGGGTTTATGCATCATTTCCAAATGCATTCAAATACACAGGAACTCTGATGCACTCTGATGCAAAACAGCTAAGTTAATTATTAGTCTAGATTGCACATGTTTGCAAATTTGCTCCTGTCTCTGTTACATTTCAGTGCTGTTGGGGTTAGTTAAGTCCAGAGGAACACGCCCATAAGAGCTTCTGTCGATGATGACCACCAAGGATACAATGACTGCAGGGACACCTGAAACACAAGGATGAAGCAAGGGGCTCAGTCGCCTATGAGGTCTGTTGACTGATAGATATTTAGGTCTCTGGCCTTGGCGACTCTACTCACCCCATCCCACCATGCTGAGTTTGAGCAAGTATTTCCTGACGTAGATGTTGAAGACTTTGACTAAGAGAAGGTAGAGGTGGAACCCCTCCAGGGCCATCCAGCTGAAAGTGGCCAGCAGGGAGTAGTGAAGAGCAAGAGCCATGTAAAGGCAAAGCCCATTGGAGGACAGTGCTGCCACCGTCTGGCTCGGGAGGAAGTGCAGGTTGAGGAAGATCAGGGCAATGGCCAGGTTTATGTGGACCTTCATAGAAACATCTGCTCTGActtttctgtcagacagagGATCTGTGGTTAACACCGAATTATGTGcaattttcatcatcatttggGTAACACTGAAATTAAGTCACGCTGAGTTGGAGAAGAAAAATACGGAGGACTGAAACGGACAagatcaaaaataaatacataaataattaaggGAGCACTACATAAATGTGTTGAATGTATTGGACTGAATAATCAAATGTATgcattgtaaatatttattgacacatctttttatttatttttgattttgtcagtttcagtaCTCCATAGAAATAAAGGATGGATGAGAGAAAGATAGTAAGGATGAAAGGATGACATTTACTAAAAGCAGGAGAGacaaaatgtaatcagaaaGGAGGCAGAGCTCAGAATTACCTAAATgttaagtctcatttatttatattactttattaGAACACACGCAAATTCTGATTGGTGTAATAACGATTTGGAATAAGAACTGTTCTGAATCATAAATAGACTGGACCAGAGTTTGGGGAAATGTTTCCTGTTCTTCTCAAAACTTTAATCATAAATTTACCTGAATTTCATGTATCACACTGTTCAGACTTGTCACCAAAGCAGCAATATATAATGAATATATCTACTGTAAACTGTACGATTTAAATCATTTGGTGACTTTCTTACATATCACGTGGGAGAGTCCATCAGTTAAAATTTTTCAGGAACAAATAACAAACCGTTTCTCTGAAATTTTTGGTGTAAAAATTGACTGAATGAAATTCAAAGCAGAGCTTCACCATACTTGAAGGCTGTTGTGGCTATCAGCAtgcactgataaaaaaaagtggatttatCCTTAAATTGAGATTTGTGGAGCTCCCTGTTGCTAGGATAAATGTTGCAGGGCATGTTATGCTTGAGGCCAGGAAGAAGGCACTCAGCTTAGCTTGAAAAATTATATGAATTTTTATTCAtactttaaaaattttaaaaatgatgaaaaaaatctgtactgCATATGcgaaaaagctttttaaatgtgttattgGAGGTGGAGAAAGACTCAAAGGACAGGTTAGGGTCAAGGAACATTAAAAAGATGCaggtgtattttctttttggttaCTTTCCTGTATTTGTTACTTTCTCTACTCTGAGCTGTATCACATGATGCATACATttataaatgattcattttatcTCTTAAGAGAATgtcaaatatgtatttcatttattaccATGTCCAATTGTTTTGTATGTAACCTCTTATTATGTCTGTCCTTGCCCTGATATTTACATCTTGCAATACTGACAGCAGTTACTGGTTGATGTATACCTGCCAGCTCTGTTGAAAAAGTGGTAGAGcactttgcatttaaatgtactAAAAGAAGGAAAGTAATAAAGCAGAGGGAATAATGGACAAAGGCTTTAAGAAAGAGCATtaagaaaaagtcaaagaagTGAGGAAGAAGAAGGCTGACTGAAAAAGTGAAGGGAGCAAGGACAAACGGCTGCTGCTGAACACATGTCAGAGGAAGGATAGCTGAAGGTAAGGAGGGATGAAGTACAGTCATTCAcctggggagaaaaaaatacctgtttGTGATGAAGAGCAGAACAGTGATGACCAGGGTAACAAGAGAAAGActacagccaatcagagtgatgtATGTCAGAATCTCCTGGTCTTTAGGTGAGAAAGAAGGAGACACCTgaggaaaaagtacaaagacTACATTTGTGACATTTGTTTGATAGAGCtgatttacataaaaacatgcagtgtAACTATAGGATACATTAATACATTATGATGCAGAGttacaaattcaaattattttaaataattaatctagtaataaacagaataataaaacataaaacatgaaataataatgagTTCTTCTACTATACTTATACTTTAAATCTTTACTTAAAGTCATAATGTGCATAATTTTTTAATGTGGAacttttgtgctgttttagtGGTAGCATCAAGAATAACAACACAGTCGGCAGTAATGAGAGATGCCGCACAGCAGTGAAGAGTATCACAATTCATAACAATGTACctttgacagaaatgtttggCAGGTCAAGGCAGTCATAAAGTGTATACTGTAGacatttaagatgttttgtgATTGGTCAAAGAGCCGATGGTGGGGAGGCCATGTTAAAAGGGTATCCACTATATATACACCACATTGTGTGTTTGAtctatgactgtttttgtttgttttggggtgttttttaggatatatttttgttttttgtgaattttcttGGTATGAATTGAATTCATAGTTCAGTTCAGCTGAAAATCAATTAGGATCCTTTGCTGTGGTATACTCATAAATTCCCTAGTACAACCGCGTCAAACAGTGGACAGTGGATCATGTTACAGCCAAGACTCCAGGAAAAACTACCGGCTTTAAAGCCATTTTGTCACAGTAGCTTGTTTTTACATCCTGTACACCAAACTTTATATGAGGATACTTCGATTTGAGGAGTGAGATTGGTTAAGGTAAGAATATCAGGGCAAGCCAaagatatagattttttttaaattgctacCATAAACAAGAAATCACACATATGTGAAAGTAGTTTATAGATGCTCCACTGAATATACATTCTTtataaatgtttgacatttttttgtgattgtctCTCTACAATTCTACTTGTATGAAGAGGGTCGAGCCTACCATCAGTACACCAAAGTATGTGAGGTGGTCACAGGAGCAGTTGACCTGACCACGTTTCCACACCGTTTGACAGCCATCACTGCTGAATTCTGGTAAGCCAAACAGACAGATCCATTGTACAAATGATCCTTCCGCATTTGAATTGTGATTTGTCAACTTACTTTGCTGGACATGTGTGAAACCCTGACACTTCAACttccttattaaaaaaaaaggcctaagttgttatttttcataACAGATGTGATGCCTGGATACTCACCCTCTGTTGTAAAGTTAAAGAATACACAGCGTGGTTCTTTGTTTTCCTGTAACACAATATACTaaatttacatttgcatttgatattttatgtattaagTATTTCAACGGACAAAACATACAAATCTGAAAGGTTACAAAAGTTACAGTTATGGTAAATGATTTGAGTAAAAAAGGTGTAGTTACATTTTCAGTAAGATTCACTATGATGTTGACATATTCCTGTAGTCCTGAAATGTTCTTGCCCCGCACACTCAGGCCAAACAATCTGCTTTCATATAATACACCTTCAGTTCCCCATATGGTCTGCGGGACAACATACAGTCAGGGAGTTAGTTTGGTAAGACAGTTATTGTGTAAATTGTAACCACTTTCCTGAAATACCTTTACTGTATTTAGAGGAAAAAGCCACCCTGTCACCTTCTTCATGATATTATCTGTCTATCAGTATCAGTGTACCCACTCTTCTTCATAAAAACCTTATAAAACTAATCATGGTTTGCATGTTCTTGCAAAGTGaagcaaaagagcaaaaacaaagtggCAGTTGTTCTTTTCTATTGCATGCTTTGTTGCACC is a genomic window containing:
- the LOC121941558 gene encoding adhesion G-protein coupled receptor G1 — encoded protein: MEDVNHILENGNHNETIEALENLEYVLEETEVEETTYMSVSRLVAILHKPKGPFAGLEIYANENEAVSDKAITNSKVRVRLPRELDAGSNNTIVFCMLTWPEANGTIWGTEGVLYESRLFGLSVRGKNISGLQEYVNIIVNLTENENKEPRCVFFNFTTEEFSSDGCQTVWKRGQVNCSCDHLTYFGVLMVSPSFSPKDQEILTYITLIGCSLSLVTLVITVLLFITNRKVRADVSMKVHINLAIALIFLNLHFLPSQTVAALSSNGLCLYMALALHYSLLATFSWMALEGFHLYLLLVKVFNIYVRKYLLKLSMVGWGVPAVIVSLVVIIDRSSYGRVPLDLTNPNSTEICYIGNTTVKMVTTVGVFGLVFVFNVIMLGVTVRRIVSLRHCKEYGQSDRDRAKRDICTMLGVTTLLGISWGLVFFSFGHLTTPGLYFFCILNSLQGFFIFLWFLMSLRKTGNPPTKTSSETRSTNS